A window of Ranitomeya variabilis isolate aRanVar5 chromosome 2, aRanVar5.hap1, whole genome shotgun sequence contains these coding sequences:
- the RNF146 gene encoding E3 ubiquitin-protein ligase RNF146, whose amino-acid sequence MAGCGEITHSTNMLPSNKKLGEACSNGAPNLAVPECAICLQTCVHPVSLPCKHIFCYLCVKGASWLGRRCALCRQEIPEDFLDKPTLLSPEELKSASRGNGEYAWYYEGRNGWWQYDERTSRELEDAFTKGKKNTEMLIAGFLYVADLENMVQYRRNEHGRRRKMKRDIVDIPKKGVAGLRLDCEAANVSPARESSADGADNIATLGASSAQTTAVLPVRPLLALGSQTANPTIPHTDGSTSLDNAFSQLQVGDHAASRNNIGEGEEGLPQPASRVQPTDATVDDPESDDDTSQGIVSVQQNVFLQQRHAVIGSAQPQPDLPAAAANGGQNAIVRSRRPDGQCTVTEV is encoded by the coding sequence ATGGCTGGTTGTGGTGAAATTACACACTCTACAAACATGTTGCCCTCAAATAAGAAGCTCGGAGAAGCTTGCTCCAACGGTGCTCCAAACCTTGCAGTCCCTGAATGTGCTATATGCCTACAAACCTGTGTACACCCAGTCAGTCTTCCTTGCAAACACATCTTCTGTTACCTGTGTGTAAAAGGAGCTTCGTGGCTGGGAAGACGATGTGCACTTTGCAGACAAGAGATCCCCGAGGACTTCCTAGACAAACCTACTTTACTTTCTCCTGAAGAACTGAAGTCTGCCAGCAGAGGGAATGGGGAGTATGCCTGGTACTATGAAGGAAGAAATGGTTGGTGGCAATATGACGAGAGGACCAGCCGAGAGCTTGAAGATGCCTTCACAAAAGGCAAAAAGAACACAGAGATGCTTATTGCTGGCTTTCTTTATGTAGCCGACTTGGAGAACATGGTACAGTACAGACGAAATGAGCATGGACGACGCAGGAAGATGAAAAGGGATATTGTAGACATACCAAAAAAAGGTGTTGCTGGTTTAAGACTAGACTGTGAGGCAGCGAATGTAAGTCCTGCAAGGGAAAGCTCAGCAGATGGCGCAGACAACATTGCAACTCTTGGAGCCTCTTCAGCCCAAACTACGGCTGTTTTACCTGTCAGACCTCTCTTAGCTCTCGGTAGCCAGACTGCAAATCCTACCATTCCACATACTGATGGCAGCACTTCACTTGATAATGCATTTTCTCAACTTCAAGTCGGAGACCATGCAGCAAGTAGAAATAACATTGGAGAAGGTGAGGAAGGACTTCCTCAGCCTGCAAGTAGAGTGCAACCCACTGATGCCACTGTAGATGACCCTGAATCAGATGACGACACCAGCCAGGGGATTGTTTCAGTGCAACAGAATGTATTTCTTCAGCAAAGACACGCAGTCATAGGGTCTGCCCAGCCACAACCAGATCTCCCTGCTGCAGCAGCTAATGGCGGGCAGAATGCCATTGTAAGGTCTAGAAGACCCGATGGACAGTGCACGGTGACCGAGGTCTAG